In a single window of the Carassius carassius chromosome 26, fCarCar2.1, whole genome shotgun sequence genome:
- the LOC132106119 gene encoding gastrula zinc finger protein XlCGF8.2DB-like has product MEFVKEESEENTSEPETCRIKQEEPEPWKIKEEEPEAWRIKYEEQETWRMKQEEQGGLMKVKEEIQDLNEVEEKHPCQNDHDVNEEKSASCSIRITEVKKPFSCSHCKKAYRHKKGPGKRKRIHNVEKPFSCCQCGQTFICNKNLKNHKLIHTGIKPFTCSQCGKRFTRKSQLKDHLHNHSSEKPFICYQCGNSFTRKTNLKTHMLIHTGLKPFSCPQCGKSFRQKAHLKDHLISHSSEKPFSCSQCGHTFTRKADLKKHMFIHTGLKPFSCPQCGKCFIQRGRLNKHIRTQVCGKGYSCFQ; this is encoded by the exons atgGAGTTTGTTAAAGAAGAGAGTGAGGAaaacacgagtgaaccagaaacctgcagaataaaacaagaggaaccagaaccctggaaaataaaagaagaggAGCCAGAAGCCTGGAGAATAAAATACGAGGAACAAGAAACCTGGAGAATGAAACAGGAGGAACAAGGAG GCCTGATGAAAGTGAAAGAAGAAATACAAGATCTGAATGAGGTGGAGGAGAAACATCCGTGTCAGAATGATCATGATGTCAATGAAGAAAAATCAGCGAGTTGCAGCATTCGGATAACAGAAGTCaaaaagcctttcagctgctctcactgtAAAAAAGCTTACAGACACAAAAAAGGCCCTGGGAAACGCAAGAGAATTCATAATGTGgaaaagcctttcagctgctgTCAGTGTGGACAGACTTTCATATGTAACAAAAACCTTAAGAATCACAAGTTAATTCATACTGGGATAAAGCCTTTtacctgctctcagtgtggaaagaggtTTACCAGGAAAAGTCAACTTAAGGATCATTTGCATAATCACTCTTCAGAAAAGCCTTTCATCTGCTATCAGTGTGGAAACTCTTTCACTCGTAAAACAAACCTTAAAACTCACATGCTAATTCATACTGGGTTAAAGCCTTTTagctgccctcagtgtggaaagagttttagacAGAAAGCACACCTTAAGGATCATTTAATAAGTCATTCTTCAgaaaagcctttcagctgctctcagtgtggacaCACTTTCACACGTAAAGCAGACCTTAAGAAGCACATGTTTATTCATACTGGGTTAAAGCCTTTTagctgccctcagtgtggaaagtgttttatACAGAGAGGACGACTTAATAAACACATAAGAACTCAAGTGTGTGGAAAAGGGTATAGCTGTTTTCAGTGA